A section of the Pseudovibrio sp. M1P-2-3 genome encodes:
- a CDS encoding DUF2163 domain-containing protein, giving the protein MDQIPDALASHLAGDVLTLAHCWLFTRSDGQALGFTDHDCVLVIGSQTYAPAFGLEGTAVQHDAALSVGTQDVRGILSSQSLHEADLQAGLWDGAQVEVYLVNWQAPDVQHVLIRRASIGEVCRQGEVFTCELRSLTHLFGEEKGRVFSKTCSADLGDGVCTVNLEDPRFCAEGTLSAVESSGALVVSLAKDFSKDWFSGGLVEIISGEQAGYKLQVSAHTSGGDGLHRFHLWSSRTPLQAGVLVKVFTGCDKSFGTCSGKFDNAVNFQGFPHMPGNDFALFGPERTSGKNNGGKLVG; this is encoded by the coding sequence ATGGACCAGATACCTGATGCACTGGCAAGCCACCTTGCCGGTGATGTGCTGACCCTTGCCCATTGCTGGCTGTTTACCCGAAGTGATGGGCAAGCGCTGGGCTTTACCGATCATGACTGTGTGCTGGTGATAGGATCGCAAACCTATGCGCCCGCCTTCGGGCTGGAAGGAACTGCGGTACAGCACGATGCTGCTTTGAGTGTGGGGACACAGGATGTGCGCGGCATACTTTCATCCCAAAGCCTGCATGAGGCGGACTTGCAGGCGGGGCTGTGGGACGGAGCACAGGTTGAGGTGTATTTGGTGAACTGGCAAGCACCCGACGTGCAACATGTCTTGATCCGGCGGGCCAGCATTGGCGAGGTGTGCCGGCAAGGTGAAGTGTTCACCTGCGAGTTGCGCTCTTTAACCCATTTGTTTGGAGAGGAGAAAGGACGGGTTTTTTCTAAAACCTGTAGTGCGGACTTGGGTGATGGAGTGTGCACTGTGAACCTTGAAGACCCGCGGTTTTGCGCTGAAGGGACTTTGAGTGCAGTGGAAAGTTCCGGAGCTCTTGTTGTGTCCCTTGCGAAGGACTTTTCCAAGGACTGGTTTAGCGGCGGTCTAGTTGAGATCATATCCGGTGAGCAGGCGGGGTATAAACTACAGGTATCCGCCCATACGTCTGGCGGTGACGGCCTGCACCGCTTTCATCTGTGGAGTTCCCGCACGCCCTTGCAAGCAGGCGTTCTGGTGAAAGTGTTTACTGGTTGTGACAAGAGCTTTGGAACATGCTCCGGCAAGTTTGACAATGCGGTGAATTTTCAAGGCTTCCCCCATATGCCAGGGAATGATTTTGCCTTGTTTGGGCCGGAGCGAACTTCCGGCAAGAACAATGGCGGCAAGTTGGTGGGGTGA
- a CDS encoding DUF2460 domain-containing protein — MSFLEEQFPAHISFGASGGPQRLTRVMNLANGHEVRATNWAGSRRRYDVGTGIRSLDDLRGVLNFFEQVRGRLYGFRFKDPFDYSTSQSGGAISAVDEVVGEGDGTKGTFQLLRRYGAGENAYERPVLKPVGETLKVAVNGQELHVGVDVSLEATTGKLTFLNGAPDAGSVVTAGFEFDTPVRFDSDLLEVSLTHFSAGQVPSIPLVEISA, encoded by the coding sequence GTGAGTTTTTTGGAAGAGCAATTTCCCGCCCACATCAGTTTTGGTGCAAGTGGCGGGCCGCAGCGGCTGACCCGTGTTATGAACCTTGCCAACGGGCACGAAGTGCGGGCCACCAACTGGGCCGGTTCGCGCAGACGCTATGATGTGGGAACGGGCATCCGCTCGCTGGACGACCTGCGCGGTGTACTGAACTTTTTTGAACAGGTACGCGGGCGGCTTTATGGTTTTCGTTTTAAAGACCCTTTCGATTATTCAACCTCCCAAAGCGGGGGGGCAATAAGCGCCGTCGATGAGGTTGTGGGGGAAGGGGACGGAACCAAAGGCACTTTTCAGCTTTTAAGAAGGTACGGTGCGGGCGAGAACGCCTATGAGCGCCCTGTTTTAAAACCTGTTGGCGAGACACTTAAGGTGGCTGTGAACGGGCAGGAGCTGCACGTGGGGGTGGATGTGAGTCTTGAGGCGACAACGGGCAAGCTGACATTTTTAAATGGTGCACCGGATGCGGGCTCTGTGGTTACAGCCGGTTTTGAATTTGACACGCCCGTGCGCTTTGACAGTGACTTGCTGGAGGTAAGTCTCACCCATTTTTCGGCGGGGCAGGTGCCTTCCATTCCCCTCGTGGAGATCAGCGCCTAA
- a CDS encoding phage tail tape measure protein: MNEIDNKLEEADELERSMKEINTLARSFSKTLTQGLASAVTSGRDLKSVFADIALSLSQRALTQAFSGLQESFGQIASSAAGSFLPFAKGGVINGGDVVPFAAGGVVSTPTFFPMSGGQTGVMGEAGSEAIMPLTRGADGRLGVAASGQANAPSIVVNVATQDAASFKRSQTHVSSVIARAVGRGQRGL; the protein is encoded by the coding sequence ATGAACGAGATCGATAACAAGCTGGAAGAGGCAGACGAGCTGGAGCGATCCATGAAGGAGATCAACACGCTTGCCCGATCCTTTTCCAAAACGCTCACCCAAGGGCTTGCCAGTGCTGTCACATCTGGCAGGGACCTGAAGAGTGTTTTTGCCGATATTGCCCTGAGCCTTTCTCAAAGAGCACTGACACAGGCGTTTTCCGGTTTGCAGGAGAGCTTTGGCCAAATTGCCTCCTCCGCTGCAGGGTCCTTTTTGCCGTTTGCCAAGGGCGGAGTGATTAATGGCGGGGATGTGGTGCCTTTTGCCGCTGGCGGAGTGGTATCCACGCCCACATTTTTTCCGATGAGTGGTGGACAAACGGGGGTGATGGGAGAAGCGGGGTCCGAGGCCATTATGCCGCTGACACGCGGAGCTGACGGGCGGCTTGGAGTTGCGGCAAGCGGGCAGGCGAATGCGCCCAGTATTGTGGTGAACGTGGCAACGCAGGATGCTGCGAGTTTTAAGCGTTCGCAAACGCATGTTTCAAGTGTAATTGCCCGCGCTGTCGGACGGGGACAACGCGGGCTATAA
- a CDS encoding phage tail assembly chaperone codes for MLPERGSGVSLHCARCFGSSFWYCGKERGVLGKPVGSGASATDPFPWEDLGLLFLGELGWRPRDFWGATPKELSFVLQRRVGAHERPMTRGSLHSLLRQYPDKDA; via the coding sequence GTGCTGCCCGAACGGGGTAGCGGGGTATCTCTCCATTGCGCGCGATGTTTTGGCAGCAGCTTTTGGTACTGCGGCAAAGAACGAGGCGTCCTTGGAAAACCCGTAGGCAGCGGGGCGTCTGCAACTGATCCGTTTCCCTGGGAGGACTTGGGCCTGCTGTTTTTGGGGGAACTGGGTTGGCGACCCCGTGATTTTTGGGGGGCGACCCCGAAGGAACTGAGTTTTGTGCTGCAACGCCGCGTAGGTGCACACGAACGCCCCATGACGCGGGGCAGCCTGCACAGCCTTTTAAGGCAATACCCAGATAAGGACGCATGA
- a CDS encoding gene transfer agent family protein produces MVNRYRGEVEGELGGRHWTFVLTLGALAELEAAFACSDLNGLVAKFAEGRLSSSDLTVILGAALRGAGHDVGNEQVAAMCCPNGVAGYLSIARDVLAAAFGTAAKNEASLENP; encoded by the coding sequence ATGGTGAACCGGTATCGTGGTGAGGTGGAGGGCGAGCTGGGCGGGCGGCACTGGACTTTTGTGCTGACCCTTGGGGCGCTGGCGGAGTTGGAAGCAGCTTTTGCCTGTAGTGACCTGAATGGCCTTGTTGCCAAATTTGCTGAAGGGAGACTTTCCTCCTCGGACCTCACCGTAATCTTGGGTGCGGCTCTACGCGGGGCGGGGCATGATGTGGGCAACGAGCAGGTAGCTGCCATGTGCTGCCCGAACGGGGTAGCGGGGTATCTCTCCATTGCGCGCGATGTTTTGGCAGCAGCTTTTGGTACTGCGGCAAAGAACGAGGCGTCCTTGGAAAACCCGTAG
- a CDS encoding phage major tail protein, TP901-1 family → MTAQAGKDLLLKLDKTGSGTFTSVGGLRSRRLAFNARSADVTHSESMGRWRELLAQSGTRSASVSGSGVFKDAASDLEVSTVFFEGLHCSWQIVLPDFGVIEGPFQITSLEYLGQFNGEMTYELALESSGVLSFTAED, encoded by the coding sequence ATGACAGCACAGGCGGGAAAAGACCTGTTGTTGAAGCTGGATAAAACGGGCAGCGGCACGTTCACCTCTGTTGGCGGGCTGCGCAGCAGGCGGCTGGCCTTCAATGCCCGCTCGGCGGATGTGACACACAGCGAAAGCATGGGCAGATGGCGGGAGCTGCTGGCCCAAAGCGGGACTCGCTCGGCCAGTGTTTCGGGTTCTGGCGTGTTTAAGGATGCGGCATCTGATTTGGAGGTAAGTACGGTTTTTTTTGAGGGGCTGCACTGCTCTTGGCAGATTGTCCTGCCAGATTTCGGGGTGATTGAAGGCCCGTTCCAAATCACCTCCTTGGAGTATCTGGGACAGTTTAATGGCGAAATGACCTATGAACTGGCACTTGAATCTTCAGGTGTCTTGAGTTTTACGGCGGAGGATTAA
- a CDS encoding DUF3168 domain-containing protein: MSVTAFRASLFAKLNSGGATPASLGDPPRIYDGAPRHVALPYASLALVEERHLTGNSMEGVQIAFSIGVYSQKPSREELQEIARWIIAVLTEGRVFAADGSSGFVLVESQSSDLMRDRKTWRGLIRFKGYFEPSFEE, translated from the coding sequence ATGAGCGTGACAGCTTTTCGGGCAAGTTTATTTGCAAAACTGAACAGCGGCGGGGCAACTCCCGCATCCCTAGGAGATCCTCCCCGCATTTATGATGGCGCTCCGCGTCACGTGGCACTGCCCTATGCCTCGCTGGCCTTGGTTGAAGAGCGTCATCTAACGGGAAACTCCATGGAAGGGGTGCAAATAGCGTTCAGCATCGGGGTTTATTCTCAAAAGCCCAGCCGTGAGGAGCTACAGGAAATCGCCAGATGGATCATCGCAGTTTTAACTGAGGGCCGAGTGTTTGCCGCTGATGGCTCCAGCGGGTTCGTGCTGGTGGAAAGCCAGTCCAGCGATTTGATGCGGGACCGCAAAACATGGCGGGGCCTTATCAGGTTCAAAGGCTATTTCGAACCATCCTTTGAAGAGTAA
- a CDS encoding phage head closure protein yields MRGTVRLDVPLALLRPTYLDGDDGSRSESFEEVALVWAGRDVFAARQGNEAERLSVEATATFIIRWREDVSAGWKVEGAGINARVLAVSEGVGRARYVHLLCREET; encoded by the coding sequence ATGAGGGGCACAGTGCGGCTGGATGTGCCGCTGGCCCTGCTGCGCCCCACCTATCTGGACGGCGATGATGGCAGCCGCTCCGAGAGCTTCGAAGAGGTTGCACTTGTCTGGGCAGGGCGCGATGTTTTTGCTGCAAGGCAAGGGAATGAGGCAGAGCGCCTCTCTGTGGAGGCTACAGCCACTTTTATCATTCGCTGGCGCGAGGATGTTTCAGCCGGTTGGAAAGTGGAGGGGGCGGGCATAAATGCTCGGGTGCTGGCGGTGTCCGAGGGGGTGGGCCGTGCCCGCTATGTCCACCTTTTATGTCGGGAGGAGACATGA
- a CDS encoding head-tail connector protein, translating into MSLSMITAPANEPVTAADARAHLRISHSHEDALLERLIVAAREEVEQRTGRALIDQNWRYTLDKLPQTRILRIPKAPLSAVTGVYIYGHEGTQHEITAQHMLQDLHGNPPRLRLTGTLPVSIRTMMGVEVDFKAGYGPDQSYVPASLQLAILHLVGFWYERRSMVEEGLVTGLIPHGFEAGLSPFKLLKL; encoded by the coding sequence ATGAGTTTGAGCATGATAACGGCGCCGGCAAATGAGCCGGTGACGGCTGCTGACGCGCGTGCGCATCTGCGTATTTCCCATAGCCATGAGGATGCGCTGCTTGAGCGCCTGATTGTGGCTGCCCGAGAAGAGGTGGAGCAACGCACTGGGCGGGCCCTTATTGACCAAAACTGGAGGTATACCCTTGATAAACTCCCCCAAACACGGATTTTGCGCATTCCTAAAGCACCTCTCAGCGCAGTTACAGGCGTTTATATCTACGGGCATGAGGGAACTCAGCATGAAATTACGGCGCAGCACATGCTACAGGACCTTCATGGCAACCCGCCTCGGCTGCGCCTTACGGGCACGCTTCCCGTTTCTATAAGAACCATGATGGGGGTGGAGGTCGACTTTAAGGCAGGCTACGGGCCGGACCAATCTTATGTTCCCGCCAGCTTGCAATTGGCCATCCTACACCTTGTGGGCTTTTGGTATGAGCGCCGCTCCATGGTGGAAGAAGGGCTTGTCACCGGCCTCATACCCCACGGGTTCGAGGCGGGGCTCTCCCCTTTCAAACTCCTTAAATTATGA
- a CDS encoding phage major capsid protein, whose protein sequence is MKFEPDISPFETKDLARKGEGAPSTVPAAPRREGDPLSQILDAFEDYRQVNDERLNELERKSCSDVLLDEKLARMDQVLDEKMRKLDALALKQQRPDLGHSFEPAKALENTEHKSAFESYMRKGDESRLLTLERKAMSVGVAGDGGYMVPEEVETQILDRLVAASPMRGIAGNLQVSGNSFRKLVSQSGPTAGWVGESDVRPETASSVLADLSFQTMELYAMPAASQTLLDDAAINVDEWIALEVEGAFAEQESAAFVLGDGASQPKGLLSYSVVDQSSWSWGNVGRVKTGVSGDFAASDPADALIDLIYSVKSKYRQNGRFVLNRNTQANLRKLKDAQGNYLWQPPAATGLDASLLGFPITELEEMPDMAADAYPLAFGDFKKGYLVVDRMGVRVLRDPYTAKPNVLFYTTKRVGGGIQDFDAVKLLQTAA, encoded by the coding sequence ATGAAATTTGAACCCGATATTTCCCCGTTCGAGACCAAAGACCTTGCAAGAAAAGGGGAGGGTGCGCCGTCTACTGTACCAGCTGCACCCCGCCGTGAGGGAGACCCGCTTTCGCAGATTCTGGATGCCTTTGAGGACTATCGGCAGGTCAACGACGAGCGTCTGAATGAGCTTGAGCGCAAGAGCTGCAGCGATGTGCTGCTGGATGAGAAACTGGCCCGTATGGATCAGGTTCTCGATGAGAAGATGCGCAAGCTGGATGCGCTTGCACTCAAGCAGCAGCGGCCCGATTTGGGACATAGTTTCGAGCCTGCCAAGGCACTGGAGAATACCGAGCACAAGAGCGCTTTTGAAAGCTATATGCGCAAAGGGGATGAAAGCCGCCTGCTAACTTTGGAGCGAAAAGCCATGTCGGTGGGTGTTGCAGGTGACGGGGGCTACATGGTGCCCGAGGAGGTGGAGACACAAATCCTCGACCGGCTTGTTGCCGCCTCTCCCATGCGGGGCATTGCAGGCAATCTGCAAGTCTCGGGCAACTCGTTCCGCAAGCTTGTCTCCCAAAGCGGGCCGACTGCGGGCTGGGTGGGGGAGAGCGATGTAAGACCGGAGACGGCATCCTCTGTTTTGGCGGACCTTTCTTTCCAGACCATGGAGCTTTACGCCATGCCCGCCGCCTCGCAGACCCTGCTGGATGACGCGGCTATCAACGTGGATGAGTGGATCGCGCTGGAAGTGGAGGGCGCCTTTGCCGAGCAGGAGAGCGCGGCGTTTGTTTTAGGTGATGGGGCCAGCCAGCCCAAGGGGCTGTTGTCTTATTCTGTCGTTGATCAGAGCAGTTGGTCCTGGGGTAATGTAGGGCGGGTGAAAACGGGTGTGAGCGGCGACTTTGCAGCTAGTGATCCCGCTGACGCGCTGATTGACCTGATCTATTCGGTGAAGTCCAAATACCGGCAGAACGGGCGTTTTGTTTTAAACCGCAACACACAGGCAAACCTGCGCAAGCTGAAGGACGCTCAAGGAAACTACCTGTGGCAACCACCTGCGGCCACTGGCCTTGATGCCTCTTTGCTGGGGTTCCCGATTACCGAGCTGGAGGAAATGCCAGATATGGCGGCGGATGCCTATCCACTCGCCTTCGGGGATTTCAAGAAGGGCTATCTGGTTGTGGACCGCATGGGTGTGCGGGTTCTGCGTGATCCGTACACCGCCAAGCCCAATGTCCTGTTTTATACCACCAAGCGCGTGGGCGGCGGTATTCAGGATTTTGATGCCGTGAAACTGCTGCAAACTGCGGCCTAG
- a CDS encoding HK97 family phage prohead protease, translating into MNETEFESLVIEGYASRFGQVDNGGDVVRRGAFFRTLLNRQLRDVKMLWQHDPEKPVGRWLQLYEDQRGLFVKGVLNPALFQGREAAQMIRSGLVDGLSIGFKARKATRDRRSGLRQILSVDLWEISLVTFPLLSSARLQVRD; encoded by the coding sequence ATGAATGAAACGGAGTTTGAATCACTGGTCATAGAGGGGTATGCCAGCCGGTTCGGGCAGGTGGACAACGGCGGTGATGTGGTGCGCCGGGGAGCCTTTTTTCGCACCCTTTTAAACCGGCAGTTAAGGGACGTGAAAATGCTATGGCAGCATGATCCTGAAAAGCCCGTTGGAAGATGGCTCCAGCTTTACGAAGATCAGCGCGGGCTGTTTGTAAAAGGGGTGCTGAACCCCGCCTTGTTTCAAGGCAGAGAAGCGGCGCAGATGATCCGCTCCGGATTGGTGGATGGTCTTTCCATCGGCTTTAAAGCCCGAAAGGCAACACGGGACAGACGTTCGGGCCTGCGGCAGATTTTGAGTGTGGATCTTTGGGAAATATCTCTGGTGACGTTTCCGTTGCTCTCCTCAGCTCGCCTTCAGGTGCGCGACTAG
- a CDS encoding phage portal protein, translating into MGLKRFLKSIVSPVEEVKASRSLTYVSVRQNGRAVWTPRDYAALAKEGYMKNPVAYRAVRMIAQAAANTPMILSENHRDLQEHPLLDLLATPHAGETLSGLLEALYGHLLTAGNAYLEAVSVGGNLRELHVLRPDRVKVVPGQNGWVEAHEYTVGGRAHRLQRQEGDVIAPLLHIKSFHPLNDHYGFAPLEAAQTSLDTHNAASSWNKALLDNAACPTGALVYGAGETLNLTDSQFNRLKEELHTSYQGASNAGRPLLLEGGLDWKPMGMTPKDMDFIAAKNQASREIALALGVPPMLLGIPGDNTYSTYQEANRAFWRQVVLPLSKRVLDAISSWVCEPFNRSLKLRVDLDKVEALSSERSSLWNRVSAADFLTEDEKRQAVGYGPKETSSRPHE; encoded by the coding sequence ATGGGGTTAAAGAGATTTCTTAAATCAATAGTTTCGCCGGTTGAAGAGGTAAAAGCCTCGCGATCCTTAACGTATGTCTCTGTGCGCCAGAACGGGCGAGCGGTGTGGACGCCGCGTGATTATGCGGCACTCGCTAAAGAAGGGTATATGAAAAACCCGGTTGCTTATAGAGCAGTGCGTATGATCGCGCAAGCAGCGGCAAATACCCCGATGATCTTGAGTGAGAACCACAGGGATTTGCAGGAACACCCCCTACTGGATTTGCTGGCAACGCCCCATGCGGGCGAGACGCTTTCTGGGTTGCTGGAGGCGCTTTATGGTCACCTGCTAACCGCCGGAAATGCTTACCTTGAAGCAGTCAGTGTTGGCGGAAATTTGCGGGAGTTACATGTGCTCAGGCCGGACCGTGTGAAGGTGGTTCCCGGTCAAAATGGCTGGGTGGAGGCCCATGAATACACGGTGGGCGGGCGCGCTCATAGGTTGCAGCGGCAAGAGGGGGATGTGATCGCCCCGCTACTGCACATCAAGTCGTTCCATCCACTTAATGATCACTATGGATTTGCACCTCTGGAAGCTGCACAAACCTCCCTTGATACCCATAATGCGGCGTCCAGCTGGAATAAGGCGCTTCTTGACAATGCGGCCTGCCCAACCGGTGCGCTGGTGTATGGGGCGGGAGAAACCCTGAACTTAACTGATAGTCAATTCAACAGGTTAAAAGAGGAACTTCATACAAGTTATCAAGGGGCCTCCAATGCGGGCCGACCACTTCTTCTAGAGGGAGGCTTGGACTGGAAGCCCATGGGTATGACGCCCAAGGATATGGACTTTATCGCCGCCAAAAATCAGGCGTCGAGAGAGATTGCTCTGGCTCTCGGGGTGCCGCCCATGCTGCTGGGTATACCGGGAGACAATACCTATTCCACCTATCAAGAGGCCAACCGGGCTTTCTGGCGGCAAGTGGTTTTGCCGCTTTCCAAGCGGGTGCTGGATGCTATTTCGAGCTGGGTTTGTGAACCCTTTAATCGGAGCTTGAAACTGCGTGTGGATCTGGACAAGGTGGAGGCACTTTCCAGCGAACGCAGCAGCCTATGGAACCGCGTTAGCGCAGCCGACTTTTTAACTGAAGATGAAAAAAGGCAAGCGGTTGGCTATGGACCAAAAGAGACATCAAGCAGGCCCCATGAGTGA
- a CDS encoding DNA-packaging protein, translating to MPLRSALRTCVHQGRASEFLSSLSDKELRFIQYEWSLFAHEHQLPPSGNWSQWLLMGGRGAGKTRAGSEWVRALALEQPWATHHSVSQIALVGQTYGDVREVMVEGVSGLLAVHRKAERPTWNAGRRRLEWPNGVVARAFSSEDPEALRGPQFDCAWCDEVGKWSNASETFDMLQFGLRLGEHPRQLLTTTPRPIALIKQVLQDEATVMTRASTKVNAAFLAPRFLEVVSQKYGGTRLGRQELGGELIEDREDQLFLRKWFEATRLKQEPELVRVVVAVDPPATSGKRADACGIVACGLDEKGDGYILRDRTVQGVRPREWASRAVSLYHELQANVIVAEVNQGGEMVREILGQVDASVPVKCVHASRSKQKRAEPVALLYEQGRVRHVGVLDALEDEMADFGPGGLSNGRSPDRLDALVWAVSDLMLGANAGPRLRSL from the coding sequence ATGCCCTTGCGCAGCGCCTTGCGCACTTGTGTGCATCAGGGAAGGGCGAGTGAGTTTCTGAGTTCGCTCTCTGATAAAGAATTGAGATTTATTCAATATGAGTGGAGCCTGTTCGCCCACGAGCATCAGTTGCCACCCTCTGGTAACTGGAGTCAGTGGCTGCTTATGGGAGGGCGCGGAGCGGGCAAGACAAGGGCGGGCTCCGAGTGGGTGCGGGCGCTGGCTCTGGAACAGCCGTGGGCGACCCATCACTCTGTTTCGCAGATAGCGCTGGTGGGACAAACTTACGGTGATGTGCGTGAGGTGATGGTGGAGGGTGTTTCGGGCCTGTTGGCTGTGCACCGGAAGGCAGAGCGCCCCACTTGGAACGCTGGACGGCGACGGCTGGAGTGGCCCAATGGAGTGGTGGCGCGGGCCTTTTCATCGGAGGATCCGGAGGCTTTGCGCGGTCCGCAATTTGACTGTGCCTGGTGCGATGAAGTGGGTAAGTGGAGCAATGCATCGGAGACTTTTGACATGCTTCAGTTTGGTTTGCGCCTTGGGGAGCATCCTCGGCAACTGCTTACCACCACGCCGCGGCCCATCGCCCTGATTAAGCAGGTGTTACAGGATGAGGCCACGGTGATGACGCGGGCTTCTACAAAAGTAAATGCAGCTTTTTTGGCCCCGAGATTTCTAGAGGTGGTTTCGCAAAAGTATGGCGGTACCCGTCTGGGCCGTCAGGAGCTGGGCGGAGAGCTGATTGAGGATCGGGAAGATCAATTGTTTCTAAGGAAATGGTTTGAGGCGACCCGCTTAAAACAGGAGCCGGAGCTTGTTCGTGTGGTGGTGGCCGTGGATCCGCCCGCCACATCCGGCAAGCGTGCTGATGCTTGTGGGATAGTGGCTTGCGGGTTGGACGAGAAGGGGGATGGATACATTTTACGGGACCGAACCGTGCAGGGGGTGCGGCCAAGGGAATGGGCAAGTCGGGCTGTGTCTCTCTATCATGAGTTGCAGGCGAATGTGATAGTGGCGGAGGTGAATCAAGGTGGTGAAATGGTGCGAGAAATTCTAGGGCAGGTGGATGCCAGTGTTCCGGTGAAATGTGTTCATGCCAGCCGTAGCAAACAAAAGCGCGCCGAGCCGGTGGCGCTTCTTTATGAGCAAGGGCGGGTGCGCCATGTGGGAGTACTGGATGCGCTGGAGGATGAGATGGCCGACTTTGGCCCCGGTGGGCTGAGCAATGGTCGCTCTCCCGACCGGTTGGATGCGCTGGTGTGGGCGGTGAGTGACTTGATGTTGGGTGCAAATGCGGGGCCCAGACTCCGCTCCCTGTGA
- a CDS encoding pyridoxamine 5'-phosphate oxidase family protein yields the protein MANSTRLNQTLIDFIKKQHMFFVATAAPEGRVNMSPKGLDSLRILSPTHIRWLNLTGSGNETAAHIRQSNRMTLMFCAFNGNPMTLRVYGKATVSHSHDADWEEKLATFPELAGTRQIFDLEIDLVHISCGKGVPEMEFAKDRAYEQLEAHFINLGPEETKAYQKRKNTKSLDGFPTGILGED from the coding sequence ATGGCAAACAGCACCCGTTTGAATCAAACCCTCATCGACTTTATAAAGAAGCAGCATATGTTCTTTGTGGCGACCGCCGCGCCGGAGGGCAGAGTGAACATGTCACCCAAAGGGCTCGATAGCCTGCGCATCCTCAGCCCCACCCATATCCGCTGGCTCAACCTGACAGGAAGTGGTAACGAGACCGCCGCCCACATCCGCCAGTCCAATCGCATGACACTGATGTTCTGCGCCTTCAATGGAAATCCCATGACCCTGCGCGTCTACGGGAAGGCTACAGTATCCCACTCTCATGACGCTGATTGGGAGGAGAAGCTTGCCACGTTTCCAGAACTTGCCGGAACGCGGCAGATTTTCGACTTGGAGATTGATCTGGTACACATTTCCTGCGGCAAGGGCGTACCGGAAATGGAGTTTGCCAAGGACCGCGCCTATGAGCAGCTGGAAGCTCACTTTATCAATCTGGGGCCCGAAGAAACAAAGGCCTACCAAAAGCGCAAAAACACCAAAAGCCTTGATGGTTTCCCAACCGGAATTCTTGGAGAGGATTAA
- a CDS encoding YcgN family cysteine cluster protein has product MVLDKDSAPAFWREKSLESMSKEEWESLCDGCGRCCLNKLEDWDTGEIHWTNVACTLLDGATCRCRNYENRFDHVPDCVQLTPETVRTLKWLPPTCAYRLLREGKDLYWWHPLVSGDPDTIHAAGISVKDMTVPEDGMEPEDYEYHLVEWPNEAPEPEKERG; this is encoded by the coding sequence ATGGTATTAGATAAAGACAGTGCCCCAGCTTTCTGGCGCGAGAAATCCCTCGAATCTATGAGTAAGGAAGAGTGGGAATCCCTGTGCGACGGGTGCGGGCGCTGCTGTTTGAACAAGTTGGAAGACTGGGATACCGGTGAAATTCACTGGACGAATGTTGCCTGCACTCTGCTGGACGGGGCCACCTGCCGCTGCCGCAACTATGAAAACCGTTTCGACCATGTTCCTGATTGTGTGCAGCTAACCCCTGAAACCGTGCGCACCCTCAAATGGCTGCCCCCTACATGCGCCTATCGTTTGCTGAGGGAGGGAAAAGACCTCTACTGGTGGCACCCGCTGGTGAGTGGTGATCCAGACACCATACATGCGGCCGGTATTTCCGTGAAGGATATGACCGTCCCGGAAGATGGTATGGAGCCGGAGGACTATGAATACCACCTCGTCGAGTGGCCCAATGAAGCACCGGAGCCGGAGAAGGAGAGGGGTTAA